From one Geoalkalibacter halelectricus genomic stretch:
- a CDS encoding mitochondrial fission ELM1 family protein: MLILSDGKPGHVNQALAYARLLGLAYEVRRISFSGRLGKALSYPLDRLGIWTDRLFSLDGRAPSCAQVVSAGSGTYYANRVIARELGALSVAIMLPRGYRLDFDLIIAQEHDRPPAAPNILSLPVNLSCPQPQGLVEPVGENPCVAFVIGGPSRHFRMDVERLRNQIEQAIKLFPHGDFIVTTSPRTPAAIDRMIESLPFRYRLLYSRDPKNPIADFLHIGDYVFVTQDSTSMISEAVTFGQACVEVLPLEGTGEKNKVGRMVDSLAGLGCLHLFDGTLGGKNRKIALKGVLEQALSRLKG, from the coding sequence GTGTTGATTCTCAGTGACGGCAAGCCAGGGCACGTCAATCAGGCGCTCGCCTATGCCCGGCTGCTCGGACTTGCCTATGAAGTCCGCCGCATTTCTTTTTCCGGGCGTCTCGGCAAAGCCCTGAGTTATCCACTGGACCGCCTGGGAATTTGGACGGACAGACTGTTTTCCCTGGACGGCCGGGCGCCATCCTGCGCGCAGGTTGTTTCCGCGGGCTCGGGTACTTATTATGCCAATCGCGTGATTGCGCGCGAACTCGGAGCCCTGTCCGTCGCCATTATGTTGCCGCGGGGGTATCGCCTTGATTTTGATCTGATCATCGCTCAAGAGCATGACCGTCCCCCCGCCGCACCAAACATCCTGTCGCTTCCCGTCAACCTTTCCTGTCCCCAGCCCCAGGGTCTGGTGGAGCCTGTCGGCGAAAACCCGTGCGTGGCCTTTGTGATCGGCGGACCCAGCCGGCATTTTCGCATGGATGTCGAGCGACTTCGAAACCAGATAGAGCAGGCGATCAAACTGTTTCCGCACGGCGACTTTATTGTGACCACTTCGCCGCGCACCCCAGCCGCCATCGACAGAATGATTGAGTCCCTGCCGTTTCGCTATCGTCTTCTTTATTCCCGGGATCCGAAAAACCCCATCGCTGATTTCCTGCACATCGGCGATTATGTTTTTGTCACTCAGGACTCCACCTCCATGATCAGTGAAGCCGTCACTTTCGGCCAGGCTTGCGTGGAAGTGCTTCCGCTGGAGGGGACGGGAGAGAAAAACAAGGTTGGCCGCATGGTCGACTCTCTGGCGGGACTGGGTTGCCTGCATCTGTTCGATGGAACTTTAGGTGGAAAAAATCGCAAAATCGCGCTAAAAGGTGTTCTCGAGCAGGCTTTGAGCCGTTTGAAGGGGTGA
- a CDS encoding Gfo/Idh/MocA family oxidoreductase: MSQASHKKDPSVQKNFALIGAAGYIAPRHMRAIVDTGNRLVAALDKSDSVGILDSFSYDIAFFTEFERFDRHAEKLRRQGEDKRFHYVSICSPNYLHDAHIRFALRIGADAICEKPLVLNPWNLDALAELEAESGRRIFNILQLRVHPALLSLKKKIEDDQSGKRHQVDLSYITSRGNWYFHSWKGDVHKSGGVVTNIGIHFFDMLMWIFGGVESFEVHLHDERRMAGFLSLKNADVRWFLSVDHQDLPDAARAAGKSTFRSVRVDGQEVEFSEGFVDLHTVVYQEILAGRGFGIEEARPSIELVHNLRNAEVRGVQADTSHPLAVVAAKKF; encoded by the coding sequence ATGTCCCAGGCAAGTCATAAAAAAGATCCGTCCGTCCAAAAAAATTTCGCCCTGATCGGGGCCGCCGGCTATATCGCCCCGCGCCACATGCGCGCCATCGTCGACACCGGCAACCGTCTGGTCGCCGCCCTCGATAAAAGCGACTCCGTCGGCATTCTCGACAGTTTTTCCTACGACATCGCTTTTTTCACCGAATTCGAGCGCTTTGACCGCCATGCCGAGAAGCTGCGCCGCCAGGGTGAGGATAAGCGCTTCCACTATGTGAGCATCTGCTCGCCCAACTACCTGCACGATGCCCATATCCGTTTTGCCCTGCGCATCGGCGCCGACGCCATCTGTGAAAAACCCCTGGTGCTCAATCCCTGGAACCTCGATGCCCTGGCGGAATTGGAAGCCGAAAGCGGGCGCCGCATCTTCAACATACTGCAGCTGCGGGTGCATCCCGCATTGTTGAGTCTCAAGAAGAAAATTGAAGACGACCAGAGCGGCAAGCGACATCAGGTCGACCTCAGCTACATAACCTCCCGCGGCAACTGGTATTTCCATTCCTGGAAGGGCGATGTGCATAAATCCGGCGGCGTGGTTACCAACATCGGCATTCACTTTTTCGACATGCTCATGTGGATCTTCGGCGGCGTGGAATCCTTCGAGGTGCATTTACACGACGAGCGGCGCATGGCCGGTTTTCTCTCCTTGAAAAATGCCGACGTGCGCTGGTTTCTTTCCGTCGATCATCAGGATCTTCCCGATGCTGCCCGTGCCGCCGGCAAGTCGACCTTCCGCTCGGTGCGTGTCGATGGCCAGGAGGTGGAATTTTCCGAAGGTTTCGTCGATCTGCACACGGTGGTCTACCAGGAAATCCTCGCCGGGCGCGGTTTCGGCATCGAGGAGGCGCGACCCTCCATAGAATTGGTGCACAATCTGCGCAACGCCGAGGTCAGGGGCGTGCAGGCGGACACCAGCCACCCGCTGGCGGTGGTCGCCGCCAAAAAGTTTTGA
- a CDS encoding acyltransferase, whose amino-acid sequence MDYFVHPSSFVDEGAQIGAGTKIWHFCHVLPGAKIGERCSFGQNCCVSGGTLIGNNVKVQNNVSIYEGTVIEDDVFLGPSCVLTNVTNPRSQVVRRALYEKTLLRRGCSIGANATLVCGITIGRYAFVAAGAVVAKDVPDYALMVGVPARQAGWMSRHGHVLKNPDAQGILTCPESRLRYQINAEGLLRCLDLDEEAPLPAELAVGKTFYDELK is encoded by the coding sequence ATGGATTACTTTGTTCATCCCTCCTCCTTTGTCGATGAAGGAGCGCAGATCGGCGCCGGGACCAAGATCTGGCATTTCTGTCATGTGTTGCCCGGCGCGAAAATCGGCGAGCGCTGCAGCTTTGGACAGAACTGCTGCGTTTCCGGTGGTACCCTGATCGGCAACAACGTCAAGGTGCAGAATAATGTTTCCATCTATGAAGGAACGGTCATCGAGGACGATGTCTTTCTCGGCCCCTCCTGCGTGCTGACCAACGTGACCAACCCGCGCTCCCAGGTGGTGCGGCGCGCACTCTATGAAAAGACCCTGCTGCGGCGCGGCTGTTCCATCGGCGCCAATGCCACCCTGGTCTGCGGCATCACCATCGGCCGCTACGCTTTTGTCGCGGCCGGTGCCGTGGTGGCCAAGGATGTACCGGATTACGCTCTCATGGTCGGGGTCCCCGCCAGGCAGGCTGGCTGGATGAGTCGCCACGGCCATGTCCTCAAGAATCCCGATGCCCAGGGGATTCTGACCTGTCCGGAAAGCCGGCTGCGCTATCAGATCAATGCAGAAGGATTGCTTCGCTGCCTGGATTTGGACGAAGAGGCGCCCCTGCCTGCCGAACTGGCCGTGGGGAAAACTTTTTATGACGAATTGAAGTAA
- a CDS encoding DegT/DnrJ/EryC1/StrS family aminotransferase codes for MGASMQFIDLKTQQQPIREDIERRIKAVLDHGQYIMGPEVTELEKRLADFVGARHCVSVSSGTDALLIAMMALGVGPGDEVVTTPFTFISTVETIALLGARPVFVDIDPRTYNLDPNLLQAALTDKTKAIMPVSLYGQCADFQAINAIAAKRGIPVIEDGAQSFGATHRGEKSCHLSTIGCTSFFPSKPLGGYGDGGACFTDDDELAKRMQQIRVHGQDRRYNHPLIGVNGRLDTLQAAILLSKLDVFPEEVARRAAVAEQYRKLLDGKVVIPFVEEFNTSVYAQYTIRVDARDEVAAALASQGVPTAVHYPVPLHRQPAFASLGYPDECFPHAEEAARQVMSLPMHPYLAVADQVRIAEALKAAVAR; via the coding sequence ATGGGAGCATCCATGCAATTCATCGATCTTAAGACCCAACAGCAACCGATTCGCGAAGACATCGAGCGGCGCATCAAGGCCGTTCTCGATCACGGCCAGTACATCATGGGCCCCGAGGTCACCGAGCTGGAAAAACGCCTGGCTGACTTCGTCGGTGCCCGTCATTGCGTCAGTGTTTCCAGCGGCACCGACGCGCTGCTCATCGCCATGATGGCCCTGGGCGTCGGACCAGGCGACGAGGTGGTGACAACGCCCTTTACCTTTATTTCCACCGTCGAAACCATTGCCCTGCTCGGCGCGCGGCCGGTGTTCGTCGATATCGATCCGCGCACCTACAACCTGGATCCCAATCTTCTGCAAGCCGCACTCACCGACAAGACCAAGGCGATCATGCCGGTGAGCCTGTACGGCCAATGCGCCGACTTTCAAGCCATCAACGCCATTGCGGCGAAGAGGGGCATCCCGGTCATTGAGGATGGGGCGCAAAGCTTCGGCGCCACCCACCGGGGAGAAAAATCCTGCCACCTCTCCACTATCGGCTGCACCAGTTTCTTTCCCTCCAAGCCGCTGGGTGGCTATGGCGACGGCGGCGCCTGTTTCACCGACGACGACGAACTTGCCAAGCGCATGCAGCAAATCCGTGTCCACGGCCAGGACCGGCGCTACAATCATCCCCTCATCGGCGTCAATGGTCGCCTCGATACTCTGCAGGCCGCCATCCTGCTTTCCAAACTCGACGTTTTCCCTGAGGAAGTCGCGCGGCGCGCGGCGGTTGCCGAGCAGTATCGAAAACTTCTGGATGGCAAAGTTGTCATTCCCTTTGTCGAGGAGTTCAACACCAGCGTCTATGCTCAGTACACCATTCGCGTCGATGCTCGTGACGAGGTCGCTGCTGCTTTGGCGTCCCAGGGTGTTCCGACGGCGGTACATTATCCTGTTCCTTTGCACCGCCAGCCGGCCTTCGCCTCCCTCGGCTATCCGGACGAGTGTTTTCCCCATGCCGAAGAGGCGGCCCGCCAGGTCATGAGCCTGCCCATGCATCCCTATCTCGCAGTAGCAGATCAGGTGCGGATTGCCGAGGCGCTCAAGGCAGCCGTCGCCCGTT